The Oenanthe melanoleuca isolate GR-GAL-2019-014 chromosome 1A, OMel1.0, whole genome shotgun sequence genome contains a region encoding:
- the LOC130265094 gene encoding uncharacterized protein LOC130265094 isoform X1 produces the protein MGGGGCPRRCAGRQRHVGTCSHESATSRGWGLKQHPTETPASEGSRPGWEARSRGKWRGAVRRRCRGAAAVDAGQREDGGAGQGRGRARTPGRGPLLAYLPPFLQNQKAPLKEKTENRERERDQRPQRYLGLGSSDSFSMSPCWISTCLGSLLFAQQLSWQTCSQCQMAGNFREVIPETTQPNNEVWNVIWFSSFIHTTELWRRKREIMMNLISLSPNMERTQLSVWPHSQSATEL, from the exons ATGGGCGGTGGTGGATGCCCGCGGCGCTGCGCCGGGAGGCAGCGGCATGTCGGGACATGTAGTCACGAGAGCGCTACTTCCCGAGGCTGGGGGCTCAAGCAGCATCCCACTGAAACTCCCGCATCAGAAGGGTCCCGCCCCGGGTGGGAAGCCCGCAGCCGTGGGAAGTGGCGGGGGGCCGTGCGGAGGCGGTGCCGAGGCGCGGCGGCCGTGGACGCTGGGCAGCGGGAAGATGGCGGGGcgggacagggcaggggacgGGCGCGGACACCTGGCCGGGGACCGCTCCTCGCGTattt acCTCCTTTTCTACAAAACCAAAAGGCACCtttaaaggaaaagacagaaaatagagagagagagagagaccagAGACCACAAAGATATCTGGGGCTTGGATCATCAGATAGTTTTTCCATGTCACCTTGCTGGATTTCCACCTGCTTAGGAAGCTTGCTGTTTGCTCAGCAGTTGTCCTGGCAaacctgctcccagtgccagatgGCAGGTAACTTCAGAGAAGTAATACCTGAGACTACACAACCAAATAATGAAGTCTGGAATGTTATAtggttttcttcatttattcACACAACTGAGTtatggaggaggaaaagagagatcATGATGAATCTGATATCATTATCGCCTAACATGGAAAGGACCCAGTTGTCAGTCTGGCCTCATTCACAATCTGCAACTGAATTGTAA
- the LOC130265094 gene encoding uncharacterized protein LOC130265094 isoform X3 — MGGGGCPRRCAGRQRHVGTCSHESATSRGWGLKQHPTETPASEGSRPGWEARSRGKWRGAVRRRCRGAAAVDAGQREDGGAGQGRGRARTPGRGPLLAYLYTSFSTKPKGTFKGKDRK; from the exons ATGGGCGGTGGTGGATGCCCGCGGCGCTGCGCCGGGAGGCAGCGGCATGTCGGGACATGTAGTCACGAGAGCGCTACTTCCCGAGGCTGGGGGCTCAAGCAGCATCCCACTGAAACTCCCGCATCAGAAGGGTCCCGCCCCGGGTGGGAAGCCCGCAGCCGTGGGAAGTGGCGGGGGGCCGTGCGGAGGCGGTGCCGAGGCGCGGCGGCCGTGGACGCTGGGCAGCGGGAAGATGGCGGGGcgggacagggcaggggacgGGCGCGGACACCTGGCCGGGGACCGCTCCTCGCGTatttgtat acCTCCTTTTCTACAAAACCAAAAGGCACCtttaaaggaaaagacagaaaatag
- the LOC130265094 gene encoding uncharacterized protein LOC130265094 isoform X2 produces the protein MGGGGCPRRCAGRQRHVGTCSHESATSRGWGLKQHPTETPASEGSRPGWEARSRGKWRGAVRRRCRGAAAVDAGQREDGGAGQGRGRARTPGRGPLLAYFFTGEERSISTALSDAVDAVKLCNTGR, from the exons ATGGGCGGTGGTGGATGCCCGCGGCGCTGCGCCGGGAGGCAGCGGCATGTCGGGACATGTAGTCACGAGAGCGCTACTTCCCGAGGCTGGGGGCTCAAGCAGCATCCCACTGAAACTCCCGCATCAGAAGGGTCCCGCCCCGGGTGGGAAGCCCGCAGCCGTGGGAAGTGGCGGGGGGCCGTGCGGAGGCGGTGCCGAGGCGCGGCGGCCGTGGACGCTGGGCAGCGGGAAGATGGCGGGGcgggacagggcaggggacgGGCGCGGACACCTGGCCGGGGACCGCTCCTCGCGTattt CTTTACAGGTGAAGAAAGATCTATCTCCACGGCCTTGAGTGATGCTGTTGATGCAGTAAAACTGTGTAATACAGGCCGATGA